The Vicia villosa cultivar HV-30 ecotype Madison, WI linkage group LG1, Vvil1.0, whole genome shotgun sequence genome includes a region encoding these proteins:
- the LOC131634981 gene encoding uncharacterized protein LOC131634981, with the protein MALLGANVRCNDNFPRCYSTREFMFDSEGSTWTSSNVNNEPRTDFYHMGPFPSSSPSTPLGYNQEIVKQTILKHEAMFKDQIRELHRVYQKQRELMDEIKRRELHKQNVRLEASWSSSALSSKNTENIFRSPNLPWLTSQSPVLFAENIQLPPVFAQEKNRQIFPTHASTVTKESLKDYKLPESKCKKVGKKILDLQLPADEYIDSDEGEDNVPFKLDLNVPCRLEVEPAAMSCDMEGPAHHMNNCLYDPSMRTKFGSQNLRGDVINKRQDLEGCSNNSLPENEKKCEWKSSGLSGGLFHSFAKGINTEKQPVSVDSLNKNVEQFDDGSCFRSSHQINRGPWTKRKFGSSESSAQTQCSTSNDLIGAMGLPYLKESKTSTHIESVVLNPKDTGVLQGFKLREIGESNLGTEKALAFHSNGKPPKSSDPHSFHDFATEFFQNQSKNQRIEDIDKGGISVVKSSCIDVPNSGELIPSGEHLIKNEKQEFLAGIIDLNSSMIEDENMPIDVDFHAPASPENKECSPPRGESDENQLLTPFQFTKQEDHHVQEEQTRIAAQALVSISGFVAQKDIQMTTCSSSESFLNSPLNWFAAIVATTADHLENDNETDFNNKVNGLKEFLSDEMDYFEFMTLNLTEKTDLDCFCKNNDQTEQICGSTSQNQPRKSVRTNRGRWRKDFQSEVLPSIASLSRYEVTEDLLTIGSLVSVGTHSETCSQRNAHSNVPSRGKRRSCTSTSNTKDTDLLNLKQLTSISKLGIEKKCLISWGKTCKKRRGKRFRITKPWFI; encoded by the exons ATGGCATTATTGGGCGCAAATGTTCGATGCAATGACAATTTTCCAAGATGCTATTCAACTAGGGAGTTCATGTTTGACTCTGAAGGCAGCACATGGACCTCATCTAATGTTAATAATGAACCAAGGACTGATTTCTACCACATGGGACCTTTTCCATCATCATCACCTTCTACCCCTTTAGGCTACAATCAGGAGATTGTGAAACAAACAATACTTAAGCATGAAGCCATGTTTAAGGATCAG ATTCGTGAGCTCCACCGTGTTTACCAAAAGCAGAGGGAGTTAATGGATGAAATTAAAAGGAGGGAATTGCATAAACAAAATGTAAGGTTGGAGGCTTCATGGTCTAGTTCCGCTTTGTCATCTAAAAACACCGAAAATATATTTCGCTCACCAAACCTGCCCTGGTTAACCTCTCAATCACCTGTTTTATTTGCTGAAAACATCCAGTTACCACCGGTCTTTGCTCAAGAAAAAAACAGGCAAATTTTTCCTACTCATGCTTCAACTGTAACCAAAGAATCTTTAAAAGATTATAAACTACCAGAGTCCAAATGTAAAAAAGTCGGTAAAAAGATATTGGATCTTCAACTTCCTGCCGACGAGTACATTGATAGCGACGAAGGTGAAGATAACGTACCATTTAAGCTTGACTTAAATGTACCATGTAGGCTTGAAGTAGAGCCAGCTGCAATGTCTTGTGATATGGAGGGCCCTGCGCATCATATGAACAATTGTTTGTATGATCCATCAATGAGAACAAAATTTGGATCTCAAAATTTACGCGGTGATGTCATTAACAAGAGACAGGATCTTGAAGGATGCTCAAATAATTCACTGCCAGAAAATGAGAAGAAATGTGAATGGAAGTCCTCAG GGCTAAGTGGTGGTTTGTTTCATTCTTTTGCTAAAGGTATTAATACAGAAAAGCAACCAGTTTCAGTTGATTCGTTGAATAAGAACGTGGAGCAATTTGATGACGGTTCATGTTTCCGTTCATCACATCAAATTAACCGTGGACCTTGGACAAAGAGAAAGTTTGGTAGCAGTGAGAGCTCTGCACAAACTCAATGTTCTACAAGTAACGATTTGATTGGGGCAATGGGGTTGCCTTATCTTAAAGAAAGTAAAACCTCAACCCATATTGAATCTGTTGTCTTAAATCCTAAAGATACAGGAGTTTTACAAGGTTTCAAATTAAGGGAGATTGGGGAAAGTAACTTAGGTACAGAAAAGGCTCTTGCATTTCACAGCAATGGAAAGCCGCCCAAGTCATCTGATCCACATTCTTTTCATGACTTCGCCACTGAATTCTTCCAAAACCAATCcaaaaatcaaagaattgaaGACATCGATAAAGGCGGCATTTCTGTTGTAAAGTCATCTTGTATTGATGTGCCTAACTCGGGGGAACTGATTCCCTCAGGTGAGCATTTGATTAAGAATGAGAAGCAGGAGTTTTTGGCAGGTATTATTGACCTAAATTCAAGCATGATTGAGGATGAGAATATGCCAATTGATGTTGACTTTCATGCACCCGCGAGTCCGGAGAACAAGGAATGCTCTCCACCCAGAGGAGAATCTGATGAAAACCAGCTTCTGACACCCTTTCAATTTACAAAACAGGAGGATCACCATGTGCAAGAAGAGCAAACCAGAATTGCAGCACAAGCTTTGGTTTCCATATCAGGATTTGTAGCTCAAAAAGACATCCAAATGACAACTTGttcatcatctgaatcttttttgaaTAGTCCTCTTAACTGGTTTGCTGCAATTGTTGCCACAACAGCGGATCATCTAGAGAATGACAACGAAACCGATTTCAACAATAAAGTTAATGGTCTCAAGGAGTTTCTGTCTGATGAAATGGATTACTTCGAGTTCATGACCTTAAATTTGACAGAGAAAACAGACCTAGATTGTTTCTGCAAGAATAATGACCAAACCGAGCAAATTTGTGGATCAACTTCACAAAATCAACCAAGGAAGAGTGTCCGAACAAATAGGGGAAGGTGGCGAAAGGATTTTCAGAGTGAAGTCCTTCCAAGCATTGCTTCTTTGTCAAGGTATGAGGTAACTGAGGATCTTCTGACTATTGGAAGTCTTGTAAGTGTTGGTACTCACTCCGAGACGTGCTCTCAAAGAAATGCACATAGTAATGTACCAAGTAGGGGGAAGAGAAGATCCTGTACTTCAACCTCTAACACCAAAGACACAGACTTGTTAAACTTGAAACAGCTAACTAGCATCTCTAAATTGGGAATTGAGAAAAAGTGTCTAATAAGTTGGGGAAAGACGTGTAAAAAGCGAAGGGGGAAGAGATTTCGCATCACTAAACCTTGGTTTATTTGA